The following coding sequences are from one Nonlabens arenilitoris window:
- the lepA gene encoding translation elongation factor 4 — protein MKNIRNFCIIAHIDHGKSTLADRLLDATHTVTKRESQAQLLDNMDLERERGITIKSHAIQMDYTAPDGEQYILNLIDTPGHVDFSYEVSRSIAACEGALLIVDAAQSIQAQTISNLYLALENDLEIIPVLNKVDLPSANVEEVTDDIVDLLGCDPSEVIPASAKTGLGIQDILDAIIERVPAPTGNVDEPLQALVFDSQYNQFRGVETIFRVINGSIKKGQHIKFVATGESYYADEIGTLKLNQVPKKEIKAGDVGYLITGIKEAKEVKVGDTITDHSNPTTNPIEGFEDVKPMVFAGIYPVDTEDYEDLRSSMEKLQLNDASLVFQAESSAALGFGFRCGFLGMLHLEIIQERLEREFNMTVITTVPNVSYYAYTNKDPEARIIVNNPSDLPEPSTLNRVEEPYIKATIITKSDFVGNVMSLCIEKRGIVTNQTYLTTERVELTFDMPLAEIVFDFYDRLKTVSKGYASFDYAPIGMRVSKLVRLDVLLNAQPVDALSALIHADNAYTIGKKMVEKLRELIPRQQFDIPVQAAVGAKIIARETIKALRKDVTAKCYGGDISRKRKLLEKQKKGKKRMRQVGNVEIPQQAFMAVLKLND, from the coding sequence ATGAAGAACATACGCAATTTTTGTATCATCGCACACATTGACCACGGTAAAAGCACACTGGCAGACAGACTGTTAGATGCAACCCATACGGTTACAAAACGTGAATCCCAAGCACAATTACTAGACAACATGGATCTAGAACGTGAGCGCGGTATAACGATAAAATCGCATGCGATTCAAATGGATTATACTGCACCTGATGGTGAGCAATACATTCTTAATCTGATAGATACACCAGGTCACGTAGATTTCTCTTATGAGGTTTCTCGTTCTATAGCAGCTTGTGAAGGTGCTCTTTTAATTGTTGATGCAGCACAAAGTATTCAAGCACAAACGATCTCTAATCTTTATCTAGCACTAGAAAATGATTTAGAAATTATACCTGTACTTAATAAAGTAGATTTACCTAGTGCAAATGTTGAAGAGGTTACAGATGATATTGTAGATCTATTGGGTTGTGATCCTAGTGAAGTAATACCTGCAAGTGCAAAGACTGGTCTAGGGATTCAAGATATTCTAGATGCTATTATAGAACGAGTTCCTGCACCTACTGGTAACGTTGATGAGCCGTTACAGGCATTAGTTTTTGATTCACAATACAACCAGTTCCGTGGTGTAGAGACTATTTTTAGAGTTATTAATGGTTCTATTAAAAAAGGACAGCATATCAAATTTGTCGCGACTGGCGAGAGCTATTATGCAGATGAAATAGGTACTTTGAAATTGAATCAAGTTCCTAAAAAAGAAATAAAAGCAGGTGATGTAGGTTATCTTATTACTGGAATTAAAGAAGCTAAAGAGGTTAAAGTAGGTGATACAATAACAGATCATTCAAACCCTACTACAAATCCGATTGAAGGTTTTGAAGACGTTAAGCCTATGGTTTTTGCTGGTATTTATCCAGTAGATACTGAAGACTATGAAGACTTACGTTCCAGTATGGAAAAATTACAGCTTAACGACGCTTCATTAGTTTTTCAAGCAGAAAGTAGTGCTGCACTAGGTTTTGGTTTCCGTTGTGGGTTTTTAGGTATGTTACACTTAGAAATTATTCAAGAACGTCTAGAACGAGAGTTCAACATGACGGTTATCACAACTGTGCCTAACGTTTCTTATTATGCTTACACTAATAAGGATCCTGAGGCACGTATTATTGTTAATAATCCTAGTGATTTACCAGAGCCTTCTACATTAAATAGAGTTGAAGAACCATATATTAAAGCAACTATTATTACAAAATCAGATTTTGTAGGTAATGTGATGTCTTTATGTATTGAAAAACGTGGTATAGTAACTAATCAAACATACTTAACTACAGAGCGTGTTGAGCTTACCTTTGACATGCCGCTGGCCGAGATTGTTTTTGATTTCTATGATCGTTTAAAAACCGTTTCTAAAGGTTATGCATCATTTGACTATGCACCTATAGGAATGCGTGTTTCTAAACTCGTTAGATTAGATGTTCTTTTAAATGCACAACCTGTAGATGCTTTAAGTGCCTTAATACATGCTGACAACGCTTATACCATAGGTAAAAAGATGGTAGAAAAGTTGCGTGAACTCATCCCTAGACAACAATTTGATATACCTGTTCAAGCTGCTGTAGGAGCAAAAATTATTGCTCGTGAAACTATTAAAGCCCTACGTAAAGACGTAACGGCTAAATGTTATGGTGGTGATATCTCTCGTAAACGTAAGCTATTAGAGAAACAAAAGAAAGGTAAGAAACGTATGCGTCAGGTAGGTAATGTAGAGATACCTCAACAGGCATTTATGGCGGTGTTGAAATTGAATGATTAA